In Ovis canadensis isolate MfBH-ARS-UI-01 breed Bighorn chromosome 15, ARS-UI_OviCan_v2, whole genome shotgun sequence, the genomic stretch CTACTTACCCTTGGCTGCAAGttctgcttttcttcctcttcctcatcaCCTACCTATTTGTGCTGTTGGAGAACGTAGTCATCATCCTCACTGTATGGGTCACTGGATCCCTGCACAAGCCCATGTATTATTTTCTGGGCACCATGTCCTTTCTGGAGACCTGGTATATATCTGTCACAGTCCCCAAGATGCTGGCTGGATTCCTGCTCTGTCCCAATACCATCTCCTTCTTGGGATGCATGACCCAGCTCTATTTCTTCATGTCACTTGCCTGTACTGAATGTGTGCTCTTGGCTGCCATGGCCTATGACCGTTATGTGGCTATATGTTGGCCTCTTCGCTATCCAGTTATGATGACCACAGAATTTTGTGTTCAGCTAACCATCAGTTCCTGGCTGAGTGGCTTTACTGTCTCCATGGCAAAAGTATACTTCATCTCCCAAGTTTCCTTCTGTGGTAATAATATCTTGAACCATTTTTTCTGTGACGTTTCCCCCATCCTCAAATTGGCCTGCATGGACTCATCTGTGGCAGAGATGGTAGACTTTGTGCTAGCCATCATCATCCTTGTGTTTCCTCTCTCAGCCACTGTCCTTTCCTATGCCTTCATTGTCTCTGCCATCCTGCACATTCCTTCAGCCACTGGGCAGCGGAAGGCCTTCTCTACCTGTGCCTCTCACCTTATAGTGGTAGTCATCTTCTACACAGCCGTGATCTTCATGTATGTCCGACCTCGGGCCATTGCTTCATTCAATTCTAACAAATTGATCTCAGCCATATATGCAGTCTTTACTCCCATGCTCAACCCTATCATCTACTGCCTGAGGAACAAGGAGGTCAAAAATGCCATCAGAAAAACCATGGCAAGTGGCCGAGCCCTTTTCTTGAAAGATTCTCTTTGCTGAAGAAATTCAgatttcagattttcttctttttttcatcatctgcaatgataaACATAATGACTTAATACAATAATTAAGGAATAAGAGGCTATATATCAAAGaaaattcccttttctttcttgtattaattaaattctttcttttaGGAGGCAAAGAGTTAAATAATCAGAACTCTAAAACACATACATTAGTGAAATCATTATAAAGTAATTCTATTTTtcaagaagatattcagaagtaGTTATACAACTAGTCTTTAGAGTTATATTAATGACATTTTTccagtttaattttgttttgttttaaaagcccTTTCTATCTTAGGAGGCATATACAAAAAGAAGTTCTGCAATAGTCAATATAATGACCTGTTGCTTGCTTCCTAGTGGGTTAGGGGACTTCTTCCTTTTATAATCAATTGaccttaagctcaacattcagaaaacaaagatcatggcatccagtcccatcacttcatgggaaatagatggggaaacagtggaaacagtgtcagactttatttttttgggctccaaaatcactgcagatggtgactgcagccatgaaattaaaagacacttactctttggaagaaaagttatgaccaacctagatagtatattcaaaagcagagacattactttgctgactaaggtacgtctagtcaaggctatggtttttcctgtggtcatgtatggatgtgagagttggactgtgaagaaggctgagcgctgaaggattgatgcttttgaactgtggtgttggagaagactcttgagaatcccttggactgcaaggagatccaaccagtccattctgaaggagatcaaccctgggatttctttggaaggaatgatgctaaagctgaaactccagtactttggccacctcatgcgatgagttgactcattggaaaagactttgatgctgggagggattgagggcaggaggagaaggggacgatagaggatgagatggctggatggcatcactgactcaatggacgtgagtctgagtgaactccgggagttggtgatggacagggaggcctggcgtgctgcgattcatggggtcacaaagagtcggacacgactgagcgactgaactgaactgaactgaccttaatGGTATAtcatttaattacttttttaaatctatgaaaaaattagaaagaaatacCTTTCAGACTCCAAAAGAAACATTGCAAGATAGTGTGCAAAACTTACCATGGTAGAGAGAAAACAggattttatatacatacatatatataatatcttcaatacatacatatatataatatcttcacccattttataataaaacccacttataaaatgtattatatgatatgtaatataaatttttagaatataaaatacatacaatgTGAAATTTCTAACAAATgggatatatttataaaatacataatttcacACTTTAGTTCTCTTCCTTTATTGGAACTTCTATATACataattttgggggtgttagaGTTGGGGCTTAGACTCAGAAAAACTAGAAGCAATTCATTAAAGCCCCCTAGTTTTCAGGTAAAGTAAGCATTGGCATTGACAAGAGCCACGAAACTGCTCTTGTTAGTACTTGGCCTGGATGTATAAGATTTTTCCAAGTTTCCCAGAACAGCTcccttctaaatatttttttaaaattttgtaatggTGAAGGCAATATGCTAAGAAGTAGTACATGCTTTCATTCAGCCATTATAAAATGACAGAGGAAAAATGGATTCTGTCTGGCTTAGCAAACATATTGGATGAGTGAATTAACAAAATATGTTCTGCCAAGAGTTTAAGGATGGCAGGCATGCCATTTCACCCTAACAACCTGGAAGCCACATTTCATAAGTTTTAATCGGGTTGTTAatttatatactatatttgttttgttttgactttaTACTATAACTACATGGTCTTCCTATTTTGTATTAAGTTTTTATATAAGATcagaagaggggcttccctgttgtcTCAGTAGTAAgaaatctgcctgtcaaggcaggagacacaggtttgatccctaatccgggaagatcctacatgctgtgaagcaactagGCTCATGAGACACAACTattcagcctgtgctctagagcctgggagccacaactactgagcccacccacAACAGCTATTGAAGCCCACTTCAATAAAGCCCACTtctgcaacagaagaagccacagcaatgagaagcccccctattgcaactagagaaagcccaggcagcaatgaagagccagcacagccaaaaataaataaatttaagaaaaaatgtcaGATAAGATTGTTTTAAATTGGTTTTATAAACTGTGGTAGTTTTCAACTTATCTAAACCTGATATATTTTCCTGGCCCTTGTGATTTTTAGCCTAACCACTGTATAATTTCTAATAATATCctctaatagctcagttggtagagcattcacctgcaatgcaggagacctggattcgattcccaagtcaggaagaatcccctggagaaggaaatggcaacccactccagaattcttgcctgggaaatcccatggacagaggagcctgacagtctgcagtccatgggatcacaagagtcggacacaactgagatacTTAACTACCACCACTACCACTTCTCTTTAGTCAAAAGGTAATGGTATGGGTCATGGCCCTCATATAAGCACTAAAAACAATATCAGATACTTTATCTTGAATCATATAATTCCTATCCAACTGTTAGACTTTTCAGTCTTTTGTCAAATGATAACAGTATATATTTATGCTTGAAAACCTTTATTAATCATTATTGTACAATTAATGTTATCTTGAaatctcatgggcttccctgttagcgcagagggtaaagaatctgcctgcaatgcaggagacccaggtttgatccctgagttgggaagatcccctggagaagggaatg encodes the following:
- the LOC138420143 gene encoding olfactory receptor 6B9, whose protein sequence is MWKENITHISEFVLVGFPTYPWLQVLLFFLFLITYLFVLLENVVIILTVWVTGSLHKPMYYFLGTMSFLETWYISVTVPKMLAGFLLCPNTISFLGCMTQLYFFMSLACTECVLLAAMAYDRYVAICWPLRYPVMMTTEFCVQLTISSWLSGFTVSMAKVYFISQVSFCGNNILNHFFCDVSPILKLACMDSSVAEMVDFVLAIIILVFPLSATVLSYAFIVSAILHIPSATGQRKAFSTCASHLIVVVIFYTAVIFMYVRPRAIASFNSNKLISAIYAVFTPMLNPIIYCLRNKEVKNAIRKTMASGRALFLKDSLC